A window from Corynebacterium urogenitale encodes these proteins:
- a CDS encoding chorismate mutase, whose protein sequence is MTDGDFRVRMPSGTDDPLSDAEIQSYREEINRLDNVIRDAIQRRTEVSRAIGKTRLTSGGTKLVHTREVAIINEFHEQFGREGVQIAKALLQLGRGRLG, encoded by the coding sequence ATGACTGATGGTGATTTCCGTGTCCGCATGCCTTCAGGCACGGACGACCCGCTTTCCGATGCAGAGATCCAAAGCTACCGCGAGGAAATTAACCGCTTGGACAACGTCATTCGGGACGCGATCCAGCGCCGCACTGAAGTATCGCGCGCAATCGGTAAAACGCGTTTGACCTCGGGCGGAACGAAGTTGGTGCACACCCGCGAGGTCGCAATCATCAACGAATTCCACGAGCAGTTCGGCCGCGAGGGTGTGCAGATTGCAAAGGCTTTGCTGCAACTGGGACGCGGCCGCTTGGGCTAG
- a CDS encoding GDSL-type esterase/lipase family protein yields MNLTHPRTRSRSRVAALACSLLAACGIAVAAPSATLPAAEAAPNGNIVALGDSFSANPDQVRNTLRGSVALGNTPYLRDYPKTGGCLQGPDNWPRLLQATGAGPVADWSCTAQTSRTMLGRINSAIKAGDLHRGTKSVVMAIGMNNYGPFGAKDGVDVLNHTAVANAYVADMKTAAKRIRSVAPQAKLVIVGTPAVTDARGNYCAINLVPNAPLPLSMNLITNAERSNVAMQARAAREIGAQFVEMRGKTYAQHSSCAPDKQRYVAGVIDTTTPHYNMMFHPSREGSRFIARNVAAVL; encoded by the coding sequence ATGAACCTCACCCACCCTCGCACACGTTCCCGTTCCCGCGTGGCCGCTCTTGCATGCAGCCTTCTTGCTGCCTGCGGGATCGCAGTGGCCGCACCCTCGGCTACTCTCCCCGCTGCTGAAGCAGCTCCGAATGGCAACATCGTTGCCCTCGGAGACTCCTTCTCTGCCAACCCTGACCAGGTCCGCAACACTCTCCGTGGCAGCGTGGCCCTTGGCAACACCCCGTACCTGCGCGATTACCCGAAGACCGGTGGTTGCCTCCAGGGGCCAGATAACTGGCCACGCCTTCTGCAGGCCACCGGTGCTGGTCCTGTCGCAGACTGGTCATGCACCGCCCAAACTTCCCGCACCATGCTCGGCCGTATCAACAGCGCCATCAAGGCCGGGGATCTCCATCGCGGCACCAAGAGCGTTGTCATGGCTATCGGCATGAACAACTACGGTCCTTTCGGTGCCAAGGACGGTGTGGATGTTCTGAACCACACTGCTGTGGCCAACGCCTACGTCGCTGACATGAAGACCGCGGCTAAGCGCATTCGCTCCGTGGCGCCACAGGCCAAGCTCGTCATCGTCGGAACCCCCGCAGTGACCGACGCCCGCGGCAACTACTGCGCGATCAACCTGGTCCCTAACGCACCGCTGCCTCTGTCCATGAATCTCATCACCAACGCTGAGCGTTCCAACGTGGCAATGCAGGCCCGCGCAGCTCGTGAGATCGGTGCTCAGTTTGTCGAGATGCGTGGCAAGACCTACGCCCAGCACAGCTCCTGCGCACCAGATAAGCAGCGCTACGTGGCCGGCGTGATCGATACCACCACTCCGCACTACAACATGATGTTCCACCCATCCCGTGAGGGCAGCCGATTCATCGCCCGCAACGTGGCTGCAGTGCTGTAG
- a CDS encoding UvrD-helicase domain-containing protein: MHQPAPEASLTQGSRWRRTHEEQPQESGTDLLAGLNPQQKEAVQHRGTPLLIVAGAGSGKTSVLTRRIAYLLQHGVAPWEILAITFTNKAAAEMRERVMDLVGPQAERMWVSTFHSMCVRILRHNAHLAQGLNTNFTIYDSDDSKRLITMVIKDHDLDLKEFSPRGTLSVISNWKNELIGPDEALADAQRESNVHREKIATLYKSYQSRLRGANAVDFDDLIGEVVGLLRAHPEVADHYRRRFRHVLVDEYQDTNHAQYELVSTLVGTGEHMADLCVVGDADQSIYAFRGATIRNIEEFERDYPNAHTILLEQNYRSTQTILTAANAVIERNQGRRPKKLWTDLGQGQPIGGYVADNEHDEARFVAEQIDDLVDNEGFKYRDIAIMYRTNNASRALEDVLVRSGLPYKVVGGTRFYERREIRDVVAYLKVLDNPEDTIALRRIINTPRRGIGDRALAQVTVHAENQGISWAAALYDAAAGKVPLLSGRGKNAIGAFLEMMEGLREEVAQADMRASDGSSLGIPDLGKVVNTVLDMTGYKAELEKSNDPQDGSRLDNLNELVAVGHEFSQEAANLKAYAEMPGETGEGDLDVDALLSEGEAPLGSLQAFLERVSLVADADQIPVEEQDMITLMTLHTAKGLEFPVVFLTGWEDGQFPHMRALSEPTELAEERRLAYVGITRAKQRLFICRAVTRSGWGQAVNNPPSRFLGEVPDELWEWIREEPTFASAGVGGGWNTEGFGSSAGYGYNSQPLYRDGGRPKKKPAPAAPAARKGGKPLELEVGDRVNHDKYGLGTVKSVDRVGTHATAMIDFGGSGTVRLMLVGGLPMEKL, encoded by the coding sequence ATGCACCAGCCTGCTCCGGAGGCGTCATTGACCCAGGGCAGCCGGTGGCGTCGAACACACGAGGAACAACCGCAGGAAAGCGGTACGGACCTGCTCGCTGGCCTCAACCCGCAGCAGAAGGAGGCGGTGCAGCACCGCGGAACTCCACTACTCATCGTTGCTGGCGCGGGCTCCGGTAAAACAAGCGTCCTGACGAGGCGCATTGCTTATCTGCTGCAGCACGGCGTGGCGCCATGGGAGATCCTGGCGATCACCTTCACGAATAAAGCAGCGGCGGAAATGCGCGAGCGCGTGATGGACCTTGTGGGGCCACAGGCCGAGCGGATGTGGGTGTCCACCTTCCACTCCATGTGCGTGCGCATCCTGCGCCATAACGCGCACCTGGCCCAAGGTCTGAACACCAATTTCACGATCTACGATTCTGATGATTCCAAACGGCTGATCACCATGGTGATCAAGGATCATGACCTCGACCTCAAGGAATTCAGCCCGCGGGGCACGTTGAGTGTGATCAGCAACTGGAAGAACGAACTCATTGGGCCGGATGAGGCTCTGGCTGATGCGCAGCGCGAAAGCAATGTCCATCGCGAGAAGATCGCCACCTTGTACAAGAGCTACCAATCGCGCCTCCGCGGGGCTAATGCGGTGGACTTTGATGACCTCATCGGCGAGGTTGTGGGATTGCTGCGCGCCCATCCGGAGGTAGCCGACCATTATCGACGCCGCTTCCGCCACGTCCTAGTCGATGAGTACCAAGATACGAACCACGCGCAATATGAGCTGGTGAGCACGCTCGTTGGCACAGGAGAGCACATGGCCGACCTCTGCGTAGTGGGCGATGCTGACCAGTCCATCTACGCCTTCCGCGGTGCCACGATCCGTAACATCGAAGAATTCGAGCGCGACTACCCCAACGCGCACACGATCCTGCTGGAGCAGAACTACCGCTCGACACAGACGATCCTGACCGCAGCGAATGCAGTGATCGAACGCAACCAAGGCCGACGCCCCAAGAAGCTATGGACCGACCTGGGCCAGGGGCAGCCGATTGGCGGTTACGTCGCGGATAATGAACACGACGAAGCGCGCTTTGTCGCTGAGCAGATCGATGACCTCGTGGACAATGAGGGCTTCAAATATCGCGATATCGCAATCATGTATCGCACGAACAATGCGTCCCGTGCGCTGGAAGACGTACTCGTGCGCAGCGGGCTGCCGTATAAGGTCGTCGGCGGAACGCGATTCTACGAGCGTCGGGAAATCCGAGATGTCGTGGCCTACCTCAAGGTGCTCGACAACCCGGAGGACACCATCGCACTGCGCCGGATCATTAACACCCCGCGCCGGGGCATCGGTGATCGGGCGCTGGCGCAGGTAACCGTCCATGCGGAAAACCAAGGCATCAGCTGGGCTGCCGCGCTCTATGATGCTGCGGCGGGCAAAGTTCCGCTGCTGAGTGGGCGTGGAAAGAACGCCATCGGCGCCTTCCTAGAGATGATGGAGGGTCTGCGCGAAGAGGTTGCTCAGGCAGATATGCGGGCCAGTGATGGTAGCTCGTTGGGAATCCCAGACTTGGGCAAGGTTGTCAACACCGTGCTGGATATGACGGGCTACAAGGCAGAGCTGGAGAAATCCAATGATCCGCAGGACGGGTCGCGCTTGGATAACCTCAACGAGCTCGTTGCTGTCGGCCACGAGTTCAGTCAAGAAGCAGCGAACCTTAAGGCCTACGCCGAGATGCCGGGCGAGACGGGTGAAGGGGATCTGGATGTGGATGCACTGCTGTCGGAAGGTGAGGCCCCGCTGGGGAGCCTGCAAGCATTCCTGGAGCGCGTCAGCCTCGTGGCAGATGCCGACCAGATCCCTGTAGAGGAGCAGGACATGATCACACTCATGACCTTGCACACGGCCAAGGGCCTGGAGTTCCCGGTGGTGTTCCTCACCGGGTGGGAAGACGGCCAGTTCCCGCATATGCGTGCACTGAGCGAACCCACCGAGCTCGCGGAGGAACGCCGCTTGGCCTATGTGGGCATTACGCGCGCCAAGCAACGCCTCTTCATCTGCCGGGCAGTGACACGCTCTGGGTGGGGGCAGGCTGTGAATAACCCACCATCCCGCTTTCTCGGGGAAGTACCCGATGAGCTGTGGGAGTGGATACGTGAGGAACCTACCTTCGCCAGTGCAGGAGTAGGAGGTGGATGGAATACGGAAGGCTTCGGTTCGTCCGCGGGGTATGGATACAACTCGCAGCCGCTGTATCGCGACGGCGGTCGCCCGAAGAAGAAACCCGCCCCAGCGGCACCCGCGGCACGCAAGGGCGGCAAGCCGTTGGAGTTGGAAGTGGGAGATCGAGTCAATCACGATAAGTACGGACTGGGTACGGTGAAATCCGTCGACCGTGTGGGCACGCATGCCACGGCAATGATCGATTTCGGCGGCTCGGGAACGGTACGCCTGATGCTCGTTGGCGGATTGCCGATGGAAAAGCTCTAG
- a CDS encoding acid phosphatase, whose translation MKSARRRFLSALAASAIACGTVSPAQAADLDGLSKIGVPPVAGSEALSGYPAPVQHLGAPTPRPFPADYLVGYISDISSHDWGIYSEVISGFNDLRANHKDVMAKNLDIVVDVNNAASDNPELIARAQRDAAADKEGLLLAFSDALGEELGGHFRQALKENRLPKTVFLFGNGYGARAGGIASSTFFEKEIYNYQRPFKVAPEKINRYENGVDDFYRDSKSFPSGHTNQATWATTLLALALPELGPQLVTRGSEAGYNRMVMGVHYPLDVIGGRMTGTAAAADRWNDPKMRRAVKQAGEEIRKELEWRTGRPLAETVAAQTPYRSTSQAVKEYTERMTMGFEQVYNTEAPMIVPQAAPDLLLSSHPNLSYSQRASVLRQTALPAGYPLDDQTREGSWQRLNIAAAMAAKVQVNGDGSVSVL comes from the coding sequence GTGAAGTCCGCGCGCCGTCGCTTCCTTTCCGCCCTCGCCGCTTCTGCTATTGCATGTGGCACCGTTAGCCCCGCTCAGGCTGCAGACCTCGATGGGCTGTCGAAAATTGGCGTGCCACCTGTCGCAGGTTCCGAAGCGCTATCAGGGTACCCGGCGCCGGTGCAGCATCTCGGGGCGCCAACGCCGCGCCCATTCCCGGCTGACTACCTGGTTGGCTACATCTCCGATATCAGTAGCCATGACTGGGGCATTTACTCCGAGGTCATCAGTGGATTCAATGACCTGCGTGCAAACCACAAGGATGTCATGGCGAAGAATCTCGACATTGTTGTGGATGTGAACAATGCGGCGTCGGACAATCCAGAGCTTATTGCGCGCGCCCAGCGAGACGCAGCAGCGGACAAGGAGGGGCTGCTGCTTGCCTTCTCCGATGCGCTGGGGGAGGAGCTCGGTGGGCACTTCCGGCAGGCTCTGAAGGAGAATCGCCTGCCGAAGACCGTCTTCCTCTTCGGCAACGGCTACGGCGCACGCGCCGGTGGCATCGCCAGCTCCACCTTCTTTGAGAAGGAAATTTACAACTACCAGCGGCCTTTCAAGGTAGCCCCGGAAAAGATTAACCGCTACGAGAATGGCGTGGATGATTTCTACCGGGATTCCAAGTCCTTCCCCTCGGGACACACGAACCAGGCGACCTGGGCGACGACCCTGCTGGCGCTCGCACTGCCAGAACTTGGACCCCAGCTTGTCACCCGTGGGTCCGAGGCCGGCTACAACCGCATGGTTATGGGCGTGCACTACCCGCTGGATGTGATCGGCGGTCGTATGACCGGTACCGCTGCTGCGGCCGACCGTTGGAATGATCCGAAGATGCGCCGCGCTGTGAAACAAGCAGGCGAGGAGATCCGCAAGGAGCTGGAGTGGCGTACCGGCCGTCCACTAGCGGAGACGGTTGCAGCGCAGACGCCATACCGCTCGACCTCCCAGGCCGTGAAAGAGTACACCGAGCGCATGACCATGGGCTTCGAGCAGGTGTACAACACGGAAGCTCCGATGATTGTGCCTCAGGCCGCTCCCGACCTGCTTCTTTCCTCTCACCCGAACCTCAGTTACTCGCAGCGAGCTTCCGTACTGCGTCAGACGGCGCTGCCAGCTGGCTACCCCCTGGATGACCAAACCCGCGAGGGCTCGTGGCAGCGCCTGAATATCGCCGCTGCAATGGCAGCGAAGGTACAGGTCAACGGCGATGGAAGCGTGAGCGTTCTTTAG
- a CDS encoding cell division protein PerM — protein MSSSGQRFVDERHGEGRSVKAAAQSSKASSKATSKTTANARWEKWKPHVRKYGIPLLINHAVTLGLIVAIAVIVGIGAGFSRVPATIGSLWMVVNLGSLNITGAELGFLPLLPAMVVIWAHSRRATHILGKSMTVRGLRAFILLSLGIPLVLTLIAWLMLWDASRVFDMAAPNLAEALVSTLLVNGAAVVMGMRPAVWRALLLRRALPTWPVEAFRLAWSFIRWMFIAGVVAVAVYAATNYSAFVKTYDITNDLAGAFGLSVLALMYVPNLAIGAVAVLLGGEFHVGNGAVSLFTATNVSLPPLPILAGVPNQPLPGGPFYLAVPAIIAVVVVYRYVKTRGFLESPVATSVGAGAAVAFLGFCIAWLAGGELGVYGSAGALEWLFAAESAAWLMVPALALMVWAARAGSAVVEDVAPSDSTPASSAQNVASEQDEEDVEKGTAASEENDASSSEDSAGNKDTEETDETEDTEETEGTEEAEQDEETTEK, from the coding sequence GTGAGCTCATCAGGTCAGCGCTTTGTGGATGAGCGTCATGGCGAGGGGCGATCTGTGAAAGCAGCTGCGCAGTCGTCGAAAGCGTCCTCGAAGGCAACGTCGAAAACAACGGCAAATGCTCGATGGGAGAAGTGGAAGCCGCATGTACGCAAGTACGGTATTCCACTCCTTATTAATCATGCAGTGACGCTCGGCCTCATTGTTGCTATTGCGGTAATCGTAGGCATCGGCGCTGGCTTCTCCCGTGTGCCAGCCACTATTGGATCACTGTGGATGGTGGTCAACCTCGGCTCGCTCAATATAACCGGCGCTGAGCTGGGATTTCTACCGCTTCTTCCAGCTATGGTCGTGATTTGGGCACACAGTCGGCGCGCTACGCATATTCTCGGAAAGTCGATGACCGTGCGTGGATTGCGTGCCTTCATATTGCTGAGCTTGGGCATTCCACTTGTTCTCACACTCATTGCGTGGTTGATGCTGTGGGATGCATCTCGGGTATTCGATATGGCTGCGCCAAATCTGGCAGAGGCCCTTGTATCCACGCTGCTCGTCAATGGCGCCGCCGTGGTGATGGGCATGCGTCCTGCAGTGTGGCGAGCGCTGCTATTGCGCCGTGCTCTCCCGACATGGCCAGTTGAAGCCTTCCGATTGGCGTGGTCGTTCATCCGGTGGATGTTTATCGCCGGTGTCGTGGCGGTGGCGGTGTACGCGGCGACGAATTATTCGGCTTTTGTGAAGACCTATGACATTACGAATGATCTTGCGGGCGCATTTGGTTTGAGCGTGCTGGCATTGATGTACGTGCCAAATCTGGCTATCGGTGCGGTCGCAGTGTTGTTGGGCGGTGAGTTTCATGTGGGCAATGGGGCAGTCAGCCTTTTCACGGCTACGAATGTGAGCCTGCCGCCACTGCCGATCCTCGCCGGGGTACCGAACCAGCCTTTGCCTGGCGGTCCCTTTTACTTGGCTGTGCCGGCGATTATTGCCGTCGTGGTTGTCTACCGCTACGTGAAAACCCGCGGGTTCCTCGAGTCTCCGGTCGCTACGTCAGTCGGAGCTGGTGCAGCGGTGGCCTTCTTGGGATTCTGCATTGCGTGGCTGGCCGGTGGCGAACTGGGAGTCTACGGCAGTGCGGGGGCGCTGGAGTGGCTGTTCGCTGCCGAGTCTGCAGCGTGGTTGATGGTTCCTGCCCTTGCGCTCATGGTCTGGGCGGCGCGCGCCGGTTCCGCTGTTGTGGAGGATGTCGCCCCGTCTGATTCGACGCCAGCCTCATCCGCTCAGAACGTGGCGTCGGAACAAGACGAAGAGGACGTAGAGAAGGGCACCGCGGCCTCGGAGGAGAATGATGCCTCCAGCTCTGAGGACTCAGCAGGCAACAAGGATACTGAGGAAACCGATGAAACCGAGGACACCGAAGAAACCGAGGGCACTGAGGAAGCGGAGCAGGACGAGGAAACAACTGAGAAGTAA
- a CDS encoding M23 family metallopeptidase, whose product MQNISGERREGAHRKQDNTAKRRAALVAVAATAVTSAGATGATAGAQQSESDQVAQSADTTILAQGTEGGSALSAESTSDAPQILQVPQSTPIAGLSSQLDSALRFAAERAKADLAARAPLAAKPAEGSFTSPFGPRWGTMHNGIDIANAVGTPILAVMDGTVIDSGPASGYGNWIRIKHDDGAISVYGHMVTLDVRVGERVTAGQKIAGMGSLGFSTGSHLHFEIHPDGNTPVDPVPWLAQHGISV is encoded by the coding sequence GTGCAGAACATCTCTGGAGAGCGTCGCGAAGGTGCCCACCGCAAGCAGGACAACACCGCTAAGCGTCGCGCAGCGCTGGTAGCAGTCGCTGCTACCGCCGTCACCTCCGCAGGCGCAACCGGCGCGACCGCTGGCGCCCAGCAGTCCGAGAGTGACCAGGTTGCACAGTCTGCTGACACCACGATCCTGGCTCAGGGCACCGAAGGCGGCTCCGCCCTTTCTGCTGAGAGCACCTCCGACGCCCCTCAAATTCTGCAGGTTCCTCAGAGCACTCCTATCGCTGGCCTGTCTTCCCAGCTGGATTCCGCACTCCGCTTCGCCGCTGAGCGCGCGAAGGCTGATCTGGCTGCTCGTGCCCCACTGGCAGCCAAGCCAGCTGAGGGTTCCTTTACCTCTCCATTTGGCCCACGCTGGGGCACCATGCATAACGGCATTGACATTGCCAACGCCGTCGGCACCCCAATCCTGGCTGTCATGGATGGCACTGTCATCGATTCCGGCCCTGCATCCGGTTACGGCAACTGGATCCGCATCAAGCACGATGACGGCGCTATCTCCGTCTACGGCCACATGGTGACCCTCGACGTTCGCGTCGGCGAGCGCGTCACCGCTGGCCAGAAGATCGCTGGCATGGGCTCCTTGGGCTTCTCCACCGGTTCCCACCTGCACTTCGAGATCCACCCAGATGGCAACACCCCAGTGGATCCTGTGCCATGGCTGGCACAGCACGGCATCAGCGTCTAG
- a CDS encoding S1 family peptidase → MRPSARLTVGRRVLAAMSMVLTVLAGSFATPAAQAQSALPSSPAQAWDQFLTVTGEPGPHRVAGHYFTSPVPPKAQEKIRPQALVGPSTPILVGNNACTIAVAGYDKGGNKVAITAGHCGKPGADVISADAAEAGKIGTFVRAGAPDYGVIKLNPNVQLTNTYGAARISKLGGPLPASFAQACKTGISTGTTCGPVIGSSGPYILAHVCGSHGDSGGPFYRNGRLLGIVSGGVGNLPSCTTPLQGPLHAPTAAVSWNTIKAGLDANGGVGAGFRLA, encoded by the coding sequence ATGCGTCCCTCTGCTCGTCTCACTGTCGGCCGTCGCGTGCTCGCCGCCATGAGCATGGTTCTCACCGTGCTCGCAGGGTCTTTCGCGACTCCCGCTGCCCAGGCCCAGTCCGCACTGCCATCTTCTCCAGCGCAGGCATGGGATCAATTTCTCACTGTGACCGGTGAGCCTGGACCTCACCGCGTCGCTGGCCACTACTTCACATCTCCAGTGCCGCCAAAGGCGCAGGAGAAGATCCGGCCACAGGCATTGGTCGGCCCATCCACTCCTATCCTCGTTGGCAACAATGCCTGCACCATCGCCGTAGCGGGATACGACAAAGGCGGCAACAAGGTTGCGATCACCGCTGGTCACTGTGGCAAGCCAGGTGCTGATGTGATTTCCGCCGACGCAGCAGAGGCTGGCAAGATCGGAACATTCGTGCGCGCGGGTGCCCCAGACTACGGTGTGATCAAGCTCAACCCCAATGTGCAGCTGACGAACACCTACGGCGCCGCACGTATCAGCAAGCTGGGAGGTCCACTTCCGGCCAGCTTCGCTCAGGCCTGCAAGACCGGCATCTCCACGGGCACCACGTGCGGACCAGTAATTGGGTCATCCGGCCCGTACATCCTGGCGCACGTGTGCGGCTCCCACGGTGATTCCGGTGGGCCTTTCTACCGCAACGGTCGTCTGCTGGGCATCGTCAGTGGCGGCGTCGGTAATCTGCCGAGCTGCACCACCCCGCTGCAGGGGCCACTGCACGCCCCAACCGCAGCTGTCTCCTGGAACACCATCAAGGCTGGCCTCGACGCCAATGGGGGAGTGGGTGCAGGGTTCCGCCTGGCCTAA